Below is a genomic region from Pseudochaenichthys georgianus chromosome 13, fPseGeo1.2, whole genome shotgun sequence.
agttttatttgagttattcatttaaactttttgtctcagagatgctgatttgaaaccgttgttacaaacagttacggcacttcctgtttctgcagagaggggaggccgtcccaaagcttgctgctgtgactccctccatctgacaggaggagcctcgttgagctgcgagtgtggctacagccGGAGGgggagggtcgagggagtggtttgggattgggcctaaatCTCAGTGGGGTGAGGACTTACTCTGTCATAATGTTGCTCCAGAAACTCTGCACTCAGTAGCTTGTGTCTTGTGAGGAGGTCCTGCAAATAGAAAATGCAAAATATGAGGGAAAAGAACCGATGTAATGGTTATCACTTCATCTGTTCTTCTGGACTCTGACGGTAAAACAAACCCACGCCCGGCTGTGGGCTGAAGAGCTTTGGGAACACATGGTTTACGGCTGAAAGGAGTCGCAGAGGTTTCAACATCTTACTTTGAAAGTGGCGAATGCGTCCGAGGCGATGTCGAAGGTGGACATCTCCACGTATCTGAAGAAGTCGTAGAACTGCTCCGACCACAGCGTGATTTTGGCCAGCGGTTCATGTCTGATGCACTCCCTCAACATGATGCCGCAGTTTAGGGCGATCTCTGGAGACTCATACCTGCACAGAGaagcgccacacacacacacacacacacacacacacaccacacacacacaccacaccaccaaacaccacacaaacacacacacacacaccaccacacacacacacacacaacacacacacacacacaccacacacacacacacacacacacacacacaacacacacacaccacacacacacacacacacacacacaccacaccacacacacacacacacaacaccacaacacacacaacacacacacacacaccacacacacacacacacagagctatcaaacaaaaagaaacatattttctatgCTAGGAATTTCCTAATCGAGCAATTCCACTCAGAAAAGTGCCTGATTATTGAACAAGAAGGACAGCAATCGTGTTACATTGTGATTTGACGAGGCACAGCCGACAGACACGTCATCCAGGAGGAGGTGTGTAATCTGCAGCTTTAATGTTTTAGAGCAACACGTGCACTTACCCTTtgagcaacatgaagaggatATTCTGCTGGGTGCACAGGTACTCCACCGTGGGCGTCCGGGTGCCAATCTGACGCCGCAGGATGTTGTTGAAGATCTGAGCCACGTCTTTCTTACCCTGGAGGGAATAGACAAAGCAAACATCAAGACGTGGCGAAGCAGCAGCTCGTTTATGCAATACAGAAAAAAACATACTTCCAAAGAGAATGCAATCAGGAGATAGAGaaactaatggcgcgtttccactgcaggcctcgctcggtttggttaggcctcattaggcccggctcactttaatgctgcgcttccattacagtttaggaactggggtagttactatagtaacgcagtgtaggcggagccgtgacatcatcttcaatgagagccccagaaaaaccacacagccgttagccctcagagctcacagctcctcatatctgttcagaaactagacacaagttaaacaagttcaaaccacagactgcctgtgtcatggagaatacagtcgctgctttatttatgtctgtaggccgttgttgtgagtgtggacggtcggagcatatactgcgttagcttagccgatctccattcagaaaacacgcattttaaaagtctgcagacttgtcaaagcattaattcatggtttttactaaccggtatcaggatgttgttacttcggcatcatttagaaacgtgtattacaattaaatcacggtcaaatatgttcatcttgttgtagttgtagcccccttgccagcgattctctctctagttagcatgctcagcccgactcagcctggttgttcctggcccgagaaccacgattttatggggccagaaaaactgtgaaatagttcccgctagccggtactaggccaagtggaaacgcaaccataAACAGGCCATGAGAGAGCCAACAAGCAGTTCTTAAAACAATGTATACTGTTTTATTTGATACAcgatttggaagaaaataacatattgctattattttGAGTCGTATTGCAATTGAGATCGAGGACGGATAGATTGTTTTTTGCATAATTATAATTGAAAATATATAACGAAGGGATCATAGCTTGATACTTCTGTGTCTTTACCAAAGAAAGATTGTTTATTAAATCTGTAAAATGTCGTTCTGTGGGCCAGGACATCCATGCAGCACCACTTTGTTTAAAATATTTGAATTCGGGTTGAGCAACATTAtttcatagtcttttattattttaattattttttttttaaatcttgatTTTTGATttcattaatctgtgtgaatctttgcggTCCTGTTTTTTCACGCTTACCTTGTTGCcgctttgtacaactgaatttcccctctgGGATTAATAAACATCTTATCTTAttagtagggctgtcaaacgattacaatttttaatcagattaatcacagcttaaaaattaattaatcatgattaaccaccattcgaactatgtccaaaatatgccatttctttatgtatattgttgtgggaatggaaagataaatgaaagcaggcggatatatccatttaacacagtatgttatataacattgttctgtgtgtcaaaatgaaagatagcccacacacctatcaatcatcaaaccgtggggtcttaatttgTTGATttcgtgttgatttctatcaagggggagtacttcaggaaagtcgatagactctgtcgtccggtgatcgaaccgccttctggaaaagcttcacaagtacgtcggtacgcaaatgcgctttttgacacaagtgacggtacgcatttcagattacgcacataacctgcgtaccagttatgtgcacccctgtaccagagccatattattactaatatggctctgccctgtactacagcaagaggattctccgtcgggacttcctgcaacaacaccacgccgttatcttgattctgattggccagaagcttatcaaagatgttctattgagaagacgatcactacgtgacaaaagttttcaaaaccgtggctactgaaatcaatcttactaactgctgtctgtgcaatttactccgcgagttggcagactttattttgcttactttaacataatttctCATGGTGgcgctaagccatttcttggtatgggtgtagcctaccccagccataccctggcgctgccactggtggcacgtatggggcgggccattctgcacatacgttaaatgcgttaaatattttaacgcaattaattcaaaaaattaattaccgccgttaacgcgataattttgacagcactacttATTAGACAACATTACGATTCATTTTCAGCCCTTAACGTGATAGGTGTGTTAAAAGCTGATCAATTAAATCCATTACAGATCGCTGTTCTCTTAAAATAAAGATTTTGACAAACAGCTACCAATAAAAGTCATCATTCTGACAAACCCACTGCATGCTCCCATCAGAGAACACGTTTCTAAAAATCCCTGTCGTATTTATATGACTTTCCAATTGAGGCAGGAGGAGGGTAGAtgaggaagatgaggaagatgatcacacacacagtgagtcATGCTGAGAGTGAGTCAGGTaaactgcagcagcagcagcagcagcagcatattGCAGGGAGTAGACGGAGttgcagcagagagagagaagcatGAGAGCGGAGAGACGAGATtgagcaggagagagagagaggagagagaggaggagagagaggagagagagagagagagagagaggggacacGCATCCCTTTTTCATGTTGATACGACAAATTCTTACGGCGTTCAGAAACACTGGACAAACTTCCGCCGCGTGTGCCCACGTGTGTGATGAATGTGTGTAATGGAGCGGTGCAGGCAGGGATGACGCATTCACCCGGGAGTACGCTGCGcacgggttccctcgacaagtcaagcaatgggatttctccttaggattttggaaaatagctggaaataaaggTCCGTGGAAAACGAAGCGGTTTGatgaatgcacgttttgttcagccggataatatccacatgtcctacttttataatcgtaaatctaatcgccagaagctaaatgctaacgttatgctataaaggaactacagtcgagtacagcagggtcgcacgacttcaccatcacgccaacttaaaggtggggtaggtaattcacttcagaaacacttgttatattccatggaaggctcttaacatcccgatagcaatgaatacattaaatgctttgacaataaatacatacaaatagttcatctgtggaagccgtggcgctgtagaaagcacgaccaatcatctgagccggctaaagtaactggatggcctacctgcctgtcagccttccatttgtgcacaaacttacctcgtgccctcattggtcatgtgcgtgttcgtgtgtgttggaggaggggctctgtgaggaagtctgaaggaaggggcagattttttccggttgtgtattttcaaattgtagcgcactcgagctggtttctccattcttacctaccccacctttaagactaGAACTgccaacgggtacattttaggaagtggtaaaatgctgactcacttcctggttttaggactcgtcactgtACCACTCGATATCAATCAGCTTACATTATGTATAAAGCCCAAGTTACACTTTGTCTCCGGGGGCTTTACAGTGTCTTCAACATGCACCACCCTTTGTTTATAAACCCCTCAGCAGCGGACAAGAAAGAactcccctccccccccccaaaaaaatgaCAATAAACGGGGGGTAAAATGTAAGAAACCTTGGAGAGCAACCAGAAGGACAGACTTGCAATAGatgttataaaataaataaaatcacaaCATAGACAATCCAAATGACCAAAATGAAAACGTATTAAACATTCATTTGATatttctctccctttctcttaCGAAACGTCACAAACTCTCACCTCGAATTCGATGAGCTGCAGGTCTGCTACGAGGGTGCTGAGCAGGCCGCTGTTGTAGAGCTCCTGAGCGAGCTGAGCCACTGCCTCCGTCTGGGGCTCCTTCTCATTCGTCCCATACAGGATCTCCTTCATGGCCACCAGGCTCTTTGACACCTCCTCTGTGGCCTGAACGCGATATGAGAACATTTCATTTTCAGGTCAAGTCTGTCCTTTTACCTGAATGACAGCAGCTCCATTTGAAACATCGACAAGGACAAATATTAAAGCAAGAAACCAGTAAACagacattagccgcgttcacaccaagtactttgccgtacttagttcccagcacttagttcccagcacttagtgcccccatggaactaagagccaaataagtccctgagggaagattaggcaaatgaagccgctgacgtcacttcatctccaccgctcccatgttttcttttgtgttgccataagttagtctctctccgttggtgcgcggggctaatgctaataatgctaatgctaataatgctaatgccagcaaataaaatggcggcttcacaaacttttcagagttttacggggcgtggtttgcaatccgcccagccaatcagaattggaactttttctccccaggaaagcaCCACCTCTCTAGCGGGCACTGAAAAGGGGGAAAAGTTctctgaactaagttctctttttggtgtgaacgcaaaatctaTCGGAACCAAACGGGAAAGGtcctccggtgtgaaagcgcctatttaACATGATATTAAAATCTCTGAAGACCCTTTAATGCTCccgtgtgtttttattttattctatttgtatcctatgttttattgtgtttgtAGCACTTCTCAACACGTGGCTTGTGTGgtcatttattattttatgaTTCCTATGATGTTTCGTCAAGCACTTTGTGACTCtgtgaaaagcgctttataaataaaggttacttacttaccgtacttttcggactataagccgcgactttttccccccatttcttttgtacagctaacggccactagggaacctcctaaatctatggattttacaggtaaaattaaccacctttaactctatgggctctatgaccggtccgcgcccgccacctttaagcggcgggctccagcaggaaaagatggaggccggaaaagagtgagacaggtagcgcgccaaagtaaaagtggaaccgagagacagaacgagagcaagacagacggacaatttagctgctgcggcttatatgtaggtgcgctttatagtccgaaaagtacggtacttactaatagagatgtcccgatccgatcacgtgatcggggatcggagccgatcacgtgattttccaaaaatcggggatcgggagaaaaaaatcggggatcgggattttttttattttttatttaatgttacaaaacaaaaatgaccatgttcacgtcttaaagtcatcctgaggacttagttttggtttaaaattacacaacatcatgtatgtgttgctttctttgggcttgttttcagacctggttgcttattcctctgaaatctggcaacagagtgggcacaGTGTCtgatagtagcagcaagctaacgagaggctacgttcagctggtgactcgggagtcgggacagagaaaatgtcaggagtttggaagtattataaaattgaaagcgaaggcagtgtaacagccagatgcaatgtttgcaaggcagaggttccgcgtggtggaaagaacagagctacgttcaacacgaccaatctaatacgctacctgagaaacaaacaccaacaacaacacggcgagtacacagcggccactcaggtaacggcactgaaacaaccgacactttcagagactttcaaaaggaaagagaaactgccccagaacagagaaaaggccaaatAACAGcaaagatagctgaattcatcgcgttggatgaccagccgttatccgttaccttttttttctcttaatgcattgcataaagatcggatcgggaaaaatcggtatcggcagattgtcaaaatcaaatgatcggaatcggatcgggagcaaaaaaaggtgatcgggacatccctacttaCTAATGTACATTTGACCTGCGATCCACCGTGTATTTAATATAGGCATAGGGTGACTGGTGGACAGAACAGTCTAACTTTCTTAAATCAAAGGCTTGACCTACAATCTTTGAGCAGACGTGCAATTGGTGGAGCAGCTTTGACTTTAAAGCAGTGCAAAAACACAACCATTAACACATTGACCCGTTTTCTGAAGTGGCATGATAGTGCTCTGACAGAACTAGTTGTATAGTGCTGGTTAACTGTCAGGCAGAGATCCACGTATGCTTTATGAATTTGATCAGAACTGTAAAAGTGACTCATCCACCAAAGACATTATGGGAAAGGTTGTTTTTACTCGGTGTGATCATCACAGCCATCAAACACGTTGGGCAACAGGAAGACAGCTCCTGTTGCCCAACGTGAAAACAAATATGATGCAAGAAAACACTGCCATGGGGAAGGCGTATATTGTTCAAGAGAATAATTTGGTTCAAactcttatttatttcagacacTATAATTGAACTGTGTCTCTGTATGGTTACACTATGAACTATGAGTTATATTGTGAGAAACATCATGAAAACAAGGGTGTGGTAGAAAAACTCCCTTGCTGCTAGAAAacattttattgtattatttttGACACCTTTTTTCCTTGGAGTTTATCATGTTATTTTAGTcgtcaacatttttttttaattgtacctTTATAGGTACATCATTTGTTGAGGAATAGTTcgactttttttatttcatgttgggCCCAAGGAGGAATAGCTAAGCTAATTCTACTGCTAACAGGTACCCTAATAAAGACaaaaggcgctttcacaccaagtactttgccgtacttagttcatcagaactctttagttctgatgaactaaagagcagatcgcgttcacaccggaataattccctgagggagg
It encodes:
- the cab39 gene encoding LOW QUALITY PROTEIN: calcium-binding protein 39 (The sequence of the model RefSeq protein was modified relative to this genomic sequence to represent the inferred CDS: inserted 2 bases in 1 codon; substituted 1 base at 1 genomic stop codon); translated protein: MPFPFGKSHKSPADIVKNLKESMTVLEKHDISDKKADKATEEVSKSLVAMKEILYGTNEKEPQTEAVAQLAQELYNSGLLSTLVADLQLIEFEGKKDVAQIFNNILRRQIGTRTPTVEYLCTQQNILFMLLKGYESPEIALNCGIMLRECIRHEPLAKITLWSEQFYDFFRYVEMSTFDIASDAFATFKDLLTRHKLLSAEFLEQHYDRFFSEYEKLLHSETTXDXRQSLKLLGELLLDRHNFTIMTKYISRPENLKLMMNLLRDKSRNIQFEAFHVFKVFVANPNKTQPILDILLKNQTKLIEFLSKFQNDRTEDEQFNDEKTYLVKQIRDLKRPAPQEA